TTTTCGCGCCTTCGCGATTCACGAAGATGTAGTTTCCGTTGTGTTTGATAACAGCAGCCAGTTTAACTTTAAGCTTGTCGTGTGTTGCATTGCTGAGGCGAAACCAAGTGTCCGCCCTCAGCATGTCGGCTTGTTTGTCAAAGATATCTTCAAGAGCAAAGTCGTCTTCAATGGCTAAGACTTCTTCAAAGTCGTCATCCTCTTCAAATACAACCTCGTCGATTGTGGCTTCAAGCGGTAAAGACTCGATTGTGAAGCTGATGTCTGTAGAAGTTGTGGTGGCAGAAGCAGAAGAACCAAAGATGTTGTCGGCGAAGTCTTCCGATGAGGCGGGGGTTGCCGGCGTTATTGGCGCTGATTCTGGTGTGGTGCTGTTTCTGTTTCTGTGCGCGCTAATATGCTGCTGACAGAGCTGGTCAGTTCGGCTGCCGCTCGAGCTGCTGCCTGTTCTTGCTCGGCTTTTTTTGTGGCGGCTTCTGCTGCCGCCGCTTGCTCGTCTTTAATCTCTTGTTGCGCAGAATTAAATTCATTGCGCAGATTGGCTAGGGTTGTTTCTTGCTCGGTCAGTGCTAGGCCCATATGGTGCAGGTGCCATAGTGCTGAATCGCATACTTTGTCGAATGATGTACTGAGTGTTTCTGTCTTGAAAATCAGCAGGTCATCAATGACTTTTCGCGCCTGTTGCTGTTCGTCGGATACATAGTCTTCGTCGCGATTGATATAAAAGAATAAAACATGCTGCCAATATTCTTGTAAAAAATTAGCGGTGTTGGGTTTGGCGTTGTGGCGAATAACTTTTTTAAGAATAATTTTTTCTGCTGTTTCGCGCGCAGACTCTGTGCGTGCTTTCATGGACTCCGCTTGGATAATTCTTTCTTCCAAGAGTGCGGAGCGTTGTTTCTCTCGCTCTAAGAAATCTTTCAGTGTGATCAGCTTTTCTTCAAAAAAACCTTCGTGATTTTCTATGGATTCAGCGGATGCGCTGATGTCGTCGACAAAGGACGATATTTTTTTATAGAACGGATCTTTGTTTATATTTTGCTTGGGCGTCCATTGTGTTCCAACTTGCGCAATTTCGTTGATCAGTTCTTGAGCTGGGTTGTCCGGATTAGAAAAAAAGTCTTGATCTTGTACCGCTACTTTAAGAATAGGAATTTGCAGTTCATCGATCAGCGGTTTGATAGGGGCGGCAATTTGCTCCTCACTTTGCAGGCGGTCAAACATCATGGATAGCAGGGAAATGGCGTTTTGTGTTTGGCTGTCTAGTGCCTTGGCTTGCATCTCAGGTAGTAGAGCTACTTTTTCTGCCAGTGTAGGAATGTTGTCTGGTAGTTCGCGATAACCCGTTTCGGTATTGATTTGTGCTGCACTAGAAACATTGCTGATAGCGTCAAAAACATCGGCTTTTGTGGCGATGGTTCCGCCCGCCGTGCCGGTGACAATGTGTTTATTTAATTCAGGGTTGGCGACGGCAGCATTGGCAACCAAGGCGTTAAGTGAACGCATCAATTCGGCACTGCTGACTTCACTGTCTGCGTCTTGTGGTTTGCCTGTAATATCTTCAATCAGGTTTTTGCGCATTTCACGCGCTTTGTCTTGATTCTTTTTCTCGTAACGACGGCTGATGTCGTCCAAATCCAAGCGCGGCAAAATATGTTGCTTGATCAATAATTGATTAAGTTGTTTTAGCCATTGTGGGTAGGCCTCTTTTAAGGCTTTGCCCCAGTTGGTCATGGCGGCATCACGCGCCATTTTAGTGGGCTGCAAGACATCACAGCATTGAAGGAAAACATTGGTGAGGTGTTTGGTGCATAACGGATTATTGCTGCGCTCAATGGTGATACCCGCCATGCGCTCTAGCCGCATGGCAAGACAGTCGGCATCGAACTGATGTTCTACTTGCAGCGCGTTGCAAAGGCGATCAATAAGTAGTTGCACTTCAAGTTGTTCAGAATCAACCAGCGAATACTTGCTAATGCGTTCTTCCATGGCTTCGCGGGTGTTCGGCATTTTTTTTGCCGCTGCTTCGTTTTTATCGTCTGGTTTTTTCGCGGTCTGTGCAAATTGCTCTGTTAAACAGCGCTTGAATTGCTGGATGAACATGCCGCGTTTGTCTGGTGTTGGCTCGCCATCCTCGCGCTTCATGGTAACTAACACAGGACCACCTGCACGGATGGCGGTGGGTAAAACCAATGCGGCTGTTTGTTCAAAGATTTTTTGCAGTTTATGTGGCAGTGCTGAGCTCATGGCGATTCCAATGCGATGTTGCGTGAACTGATCCAAATGTCGGTCGAGTATAATGCCCGACCATCGCCTGATGGTAGACAGGCATTCCTCTTAAATGGATGAAATTGTGACCATTTCGACCTTTATCCACTTGCGTTTACACACGGAATATTCCTTGGTTGATGGCTTGGTCACAACGGATGCGCTGGTTGAACGCTTGTGTGCATTGGGCATGCCCGCAGTGGCAGTTACGGATATATGTAATTTTTTTGGCTTGATTCAATGCTACAAGACACTACAGGCCAAAGGCATCAAGCTGATTGTCGGCAGTGATTTCTGGCTCGGTGATGACGATGATTCTTCTAATCCAGTCATGGTCACTGCATTAGTACAAAATGATGCTGGTTATCGCAATCTTACGCAGTTAATTTCGCGGGCGTATCAACACGGGCAGTCACAGGGGCGTGCGGTTGTTCAGCGGGAATGGTTGCAGGAGCTGAACGAAGGTTTGATCCTGCTTTCGGGTGGGCGGCAAGGTGATGTGGGGCGCGCTTTACAGGCAGGTCATATCGAAGAAGCAAAATCGCGCTTACAGACATGGTTGCGTTACTTTCCTGGTCGTTTTTATCTCGAAGTGCAGCGCGCAAATCGTGCAGGGGATGAAGATTGTTTGCACGCGACCGTGGCTCTGGCGGCAGCAATGCGCTGTCCGTTGGTGGCAACAAACGATGTGCGTTTTATCGAGCGCGAAGATTTCGAAGCGCATGAAGTGCGCGTGTGCATCAATGATGGCAGGACGCTGGATGATCCGCGCCGCGAACGACGCTATAGCGAAGAGCAATACTTAAAATCTGCGCAAGAAATGCAGGAGCTATTTAGTGACTTGCCGCAGGCGCTTGCCAATACCGTAGAGATAGCGAAACGCTGTAATGTGGTCTTGCAATTAGGCAAACCGTTTTTACCTAATTATCCCGTGCCAGCCGGTTTGACCATCGAGCAGTTTTTTGAACAAGTTTCCATGCAGGGTTTGGCGGAGCGTTTGCCCAAATTATTACCGGCCGGGTCAGATCCTGATGGCAGTAAACGCAAGGTGTACGAAGAGCGCCTCGCGTTTGAGTTGTCTGTGATCAATCAAATGAAATTTCCTGGCTACTTTTTGGTGGTGATGGATTTCATTCAGTGGGCAAAAAATAATGGCATTCCCGTGGGGCCAGGACGCGGTTCTGGTGCGGGTTCTCTCGTGGCGTACGCGCTAAAAATTACGGATTTGGATCCGCTGGCTTACGATTTGCTGTTTGAGCGCTTTCTCAATCCAGAGCGGGTGTCGATGCCGGATTTTGATATCGATTTCTGCACAGAAGGGCGCGATCGCGTCATCAGCTATGTGGCAGAAACCTATGGCCGCGATGCGGTATCGCAGATTATTACCTTTGGCACCATGGCAGCGAAAGCGGTGGTGCGTGATGTGGCGCGCGTACAGGGTAAGTCTTACGGCTTAGCGGATAAATTATCCAAAATGATTCCGTTTGAAGTAGGCATGACTTTGGAGGAAGCCTACAAGCGTGAAGAAATTTTGCGCGATTTTTTAAGCAATGATGCAGATGCCAAAGAAATTTGGGAGATGGCGTTGCAGTTGGAAGGCCTGACACGCAATGTCGGTAAACACGCGGGCGGCGTGGTGATTGCACCGACGCGGTTGACCGATTTTTCTCCGTTGTACTGCGATGAATCCGGTGGTGGTTTGGTAACGCAGTTTGATAAAAATGATGTGGAAGAAGCGGGCTTGGTGAAGTTTGACTTCCTCGGTTTGCGCACGCTGACCATCATCGACTGGGCGATGAAAATTATTAATCCAGAGCGGGAGAAAAAAGGCGAGGCTGCGCTCGATATTGCGGACATTCCTCTCGACGATAAACCGACATATGACTTGTTGAAAAAGGCGCAAACCACGGCGGTGTTCCAGTTGGAATCCAGTGGCATGAAAACACTGATCGGCAAATTAAAGCCAGACTGTTTTGAAGATTTGATCGCCTTGGTGGCGTTGTATCGTCCAGGACCTTTGGAATCTGGCATGGTGGATGATTTCGTCAACCGTAAACACGGCAGAGCCAAGGTGGCTTATCCAACCGTTGAATTGCATCACGATGATCTAGAAGCGGTATTGCGCCCCACTTACGGCGTTATCGTTTACCAAGAACAAGTTATGCAAATTGCACAGGTGATGGCGAATTACACGCTGGGTGGTGCGGACATGTTGCGTCGTGCCATGGGCAAGAAAAAGCCAGAAGAAATGGCGAAAGAGCGCGGAAAGTTTATGGAAGGCGCTAGTGCGCGTGGTATCAGTGAAGCACAGTCCGGTGGTTTATTTGATTTGATGGAAAAGTTTGCTGGCTACGGTTTTAACAAATCGCACTCGGCGGCGTATGCGTTAGTGTCGTATCAAACGGCGTGGTTGAAAACGCATTATCCCGCTGAATTTATGGCGGCGACAATTTCGTCGGATATGGATAAAACCGACAAAGTGGTGACATTCATTGAAGAGTGTCGTGCCATGGGGCTGACACTGCTGCCGCCAGATGTGAACAGTGGCGATTTTCATTTCACGGTTGATGAGTCCTCGCGCATTATTTACGGTTTGGGTGCGATAAAAGGTTTGGGTGAGGGTGCAATCGAATCCATCGTTGCCTCGCGTCGTGAACAGGGAAAATTTGTGGATCTGTTCGATTTTTGTGCGCGTGTGGATCAACACAAGCTCAATAAACGCGCTTTGGAAGCGTTGGTGCGCAGCGGTGCGTTAGATAATTTAGTTACTGATAACAACATTGATCGCGCGCGCGCCGTGTTGATGGCGGCACTGCCTGATGCGGTGCAGGCTTCGGGTCAGAAGCACAAAAATCAGAGCGCAGGTATGGCGGATTTGTTTGGCGAGGTGATGTCGACAGCGGCTGAAGCCAGTGGCGATGTGTACGCCGATTACCGTTCCGTATCCGCGTGGTCCATGCGCGACCGTTTGCAGGGTGAGAAAGACACGCTGGGTTTGTACCTCACTGGGCATCCCGTTGAAGAGTATCAAGACGAGCTGCGCGCACTGCTGAAGAACCGCATTGCGGATGTCGAGCCCAATCGCAGCCCCCAGCGCGTGGCAGGTTTGGTGGTGGATGTAAATGTGCGCAAGACCAAGAGTGGTAAGAATATGGCGACTGTGCTGCTGGATGATCGCAGTGGTCGCATCGAGGCCACCGTATTTGCGGAGGAGTACGACCGCGCGCG
The DNA window shown above is from Cellvibrionales bacterium and carries:
- a CDS encoding DUF1631 family protein → MSAHRNRNSTTPESAPITPATPASSEDFADNIFGSSASATTTSTDISFTIESLPLEATIDEVVFEEDDDFEEVLAIEDDFALEDIFDKQADMLRADTWFRLSNATHDKLKVKLAAVIKHNGNYIFVNREGAKIITAKKSEVAELLRCGELSIIDDTIFFDRALESVIQSLRK
- a CDS encoding DUF1631 family protein translates to MSSALPHKLQKIFEQTAALVLPTAIRAGGPVLVTMKREDGEPTPDKRGMFIQQFKRCLTEQFAQTAKKPDDKNEAAAKKMPNTREAMEERISKYSLVDSEQLEVQLLIDRLCNALQVEHQFDADCLAMRLERMAGITIERSNNPLCTKHLTNVFLQCCDVLQPTKMARDAAMTNWGKALKEAYPQWLKQLNQLLIKQHILPRLDLDDISRRYEKKNQDKAREMRKNLIEDITGKPQDADSEVSSAELMRSLNALVANAAVANPELNKHIVTGTAGGTIATKADVFDAISNVSSAAQINTETGYRELPDNIPTLAEKVALLPEMQAKALDSQTQNAISLLSMMFDRLQSEEQIAAPIKPLIDELQIPILKVAVQDQDFFSNPDNPAQELINEIAQVGTQWTPKQNINKDPFYKKISSFVDDISASAESIENHEGFFEEKLITLKDFLEREKQRSALLEERIIQAESMKARTESARETAEKIILKKVIRHNAKPNTANFLQEYWQHVLFFYINRDEDYVSDEQQQARKVIDDLLIFKTETLSTSFDKVCDSALWHLHHMGLALTEQETTLANLRNEFNSAQQEIKDEQAAAAEAATKKAEQEQAAARAAAELTSSVSSILARTETETAPHQNQRQ
- the dnaE gene encoding DNA polymerase III subunit alpha; protein product: MTISTFIHLRLHTEYSLVDGLVTTDALVERLCALGMPAVAVTDICNFFGLIQCYKTLQAKGIKLIVGSDFWLGDDDDSSNPVMVTALVQNDAGYRNLTQLISRAYQHGQSQGRAVVQREWLQELNEGLILLSGGRQGDVGRALQAGHIEEAKSRLQTWLRYFPGRFYLEVQRANRAGDEDCLHATVALAAAMRCPLVATNDVRFIEREDFEAHEVRVCINDGRTLDDPRRERRYSEEQYLKSAQEMQELFSDLPQALANTVEIAKRCNVVLQLGKPFLPNYPVPAGLTIEQFFEQVSMQGLAERLPKLLPAGSDPDGSKRKVYEERLAFELSVINQMKFPGYFLVVMDFIQWAKNNGIPVGPGRGSGAGSLVAYALKITDLDPLAYDLLFERFLNPERVSMPDFDIDFCTEGRDRVISYVAETYGRDAVSQIITFGTMAAKAVVRDVARVQGKSYGLADKLSKMIPFEVGMTLEEAYKREEILRDFLSNDADAKEIWEMALQLEGLTRNVGKHAGGVVIAPTRLTDFSPLYCDESGGGLVTQFDKNDVEEAGLVKFDFLGLRTLTIIDWAMKIINPEREKKGEAALDIADIPLDDKPTYDLLKKAQTTAVFQLESSGMKTLIGKLKPDCFEDLIALVALYRPGPLESGMVDDFVNRKHGRAKVAYPTVELHHDDLEAVLRPTYGVIVYQEQVMQIAQVMANYTLGGADMLRRAMGKKKPEEMAKERGKFMEGASARGISEAQSGGLFDLMEKFAGYGFNKSHSAAYALVSYQTAWLKTHYPAEFMAATISSDMDKTDKVVTFIEECRAMGLTLLPPDVNSGDFHFTVDESSRIIYGLGAIKGLGEGAIESIVASRREQGKFVDLFDFCARVDQHKLNKRALEALVRSGALDNLVTDNNIDRARAVLMAALPDAVQASGQKHKNQSAGMADLFGEVMSTAAEASGDVYADYRSVSAWSMRDRLQGEKDTLGLYLTGHPVEEYQDELRALLKNRIADVEPNRSPQRVAGLVVDVNVRKTKSGKNMATVLLDDRSGRIEATVFAEEYDRARDKLELGRMLVVEGVVSRDDYRNALALRASQVRDFIQVRQEQARYLQIQLDAETLASLQTSRESAVALIGKCVQPFRQNEGCGLQFVYQGQRARGEIVAGAGWHVSPADELLRALRARLGFAAVRVQY